A region of Haliotis asinina isolate JCU_RB_2024 chromosome 7, JCU_Hal_asi_v2, whole genome shotgun sequence DNA encodes the following proteins:
- the LOC137291217 gene encoding QRFP-like peptide receptor, with product MDRGSDTARRRDGCLNVWTAVVFLTAMLFGVVPDEAVTDTNTGNWTTDLATANDTDANVMVMATGDDVTDNVTPDGQTTDSMISDEDTNKTLWVTNVTGIDIKGADYAVTSTAASSAKTSATNDTENDTDNDVSDALCGILDEFPSPNFWYKYTREQATEALCKCAGICVAASTQSPEEVRAKMWEKSNVLSDRNWPRFLAVTIVFSTIFIIGFVGNALTISCLTCWLKVKSSTFLFILSLACSDILLLTVCLPMKALELFYLNDLLRGPACVLTYFIRDFSLACSVLTLTIISFERFYAICYPLKAQFRCSTTRARILIVITWVLSGVLCTPTVLIMKSYYNSLTYTNICIAVTVNYLWVQLYYIYMLILLYLAPLGVMCYTYTGSCLALYRSAVSARNMQGDGRTKSEVTTTDSVSSSKGTSPEPSSGGTDKAKGSDKSAEEKSEGSIQARIKVMQMLVAMLVVFVVCWGPMLFYQVLKEFDIKPKKDEDIYRLTVQTLAFFNSSLNPYFYMAMSSQFRHQFRKRFGRCLGLKAPPGGDTTVATSSTMSSRYQSSVYSTTASGKSRI from the exons ATGGACAGAGGTTCAG ATACGGCCAGACGGAGAGATGGATGTCTTAACGTTTGGACCGCCGTTGTGTTCCTGACTGCGATGTTGTTCGGTGTCGTCCCTGATGAAGCCGTTACTG ATACAAATACCGGCAACTGGACGACAGACCTTGCTACAGCCAACGATACGGATGCCAACGTGATGGTGATGGCGACtggtgatgacgtcacagacaaCGTCACCCCAGATGGTCAGACAACAGACAGCATGATCAGTGACGAGGATACTAACAAAACGTTGTGGGTGACTAATGTTACCGGTATCGACATCAAAGGGGCTGACTACGCTGTCACATCAACTGCAGCTTCGTCAGCGAAGACGTCAGCCAC CAACGACACCGAAAACGACACCGACAATGACGTCTCGGATGCGCTGTGTGGTATCTTGGACGAGTTCCCGTCGCCTAACTTCTGGTACAAGTACACCCGAGAACAAGCCACGGAAGCCCTGTGTAAGTGTGCCGGCATCTGTGTGGCGGCTTCCACCCAGAGTCCGGAAGAGGTGAGGGCCAAGATGTGGGAGAAGTCAAACGTCCTGTCGGACAGAAACTGGCCAAGGTTTCTCGCCGTCACTATCGTCTTCTCCACCATCTTCATCATCGGCTTTGTAG GTAACGCGTTGACGATATCGTGCCTGACGTGCTGGCTGAAGGTGAAGTCGTCCACGTTCCTGTTCATCCTGAGTTTGGCATGCTCGGACATTCTCCTCCTCACAGTATGTCTGCCCATGAAG gccctggagctgttcTACCTGAATGACCTGCTGAGAGGGCCCGCATGCGTACTGACATATTTCATCCGCGACTTCAGTCTGGCCTGCTCCGTACTTACCCTCACCATCATCAGCTTCGAGAG ATTCTACGCTATCTGTTACCCCCTCAAGGCTCAGTTCCGGTGCAGCACGACCCGCGCACGCATACTCATTGTGATCACGTGGGTGTTGTCCGGAGTGCTGTGCACCCCGACAGTGTTGATCATG AAGAGCTATTACAACTCTCTGACTTACACCAACATCTGCATCGCTGTGACGGTGAATTACTTGTGGGTGCAGCTGTATTACATCTATATGCTGATACTCCTCTACCTGGCTCCCCTCGGCGTCATGTGCTACACCTACACTGGCAGCTGCCTTGCACTCTACCGCAGTGCCGTGTCAGCGAGGAATATGCAAGGGGATGGAAG GACCAAGTCCGAGGTGACGACCACTGACAGCGTCAGCAGCAGCAAAGGGACATCACCAGAGCCCAGTTCAGGGGGAACCGACAAGGCGAAGGGGTCGGACAAATCTGCGGAGGAAAAGTCGGAAGGGTCTATTCAGGCTAGGATAAAG GTGATGCAAATGTTGGTGGCGATGCTGGTCGTGTTCGTGGTGTGCTGGGGACCAATGTTGTTCTACCAGGTTCTGAAGGAGTTCGACATCAAGCCTAAAAAAGACGAGGACATCTACCGCTTGACAGTTCAGACTCTGGCTTTCTTCAACAGCAGCCTCAACCCCTACTTCTACATGGCCATGTCATC ACAGTTTCGCCACCAGTTCAGGAAGCGATTCGGAAGATGTCTTGGACTAAAGGCGCCTCCTGGTGGCGATACAACGGTTGCAACATCGTCTACGATGTCCTCTAGATACCAGAGCAGTGTCTACTCTACAACTGCTTCCGGAAAGTCACGTATATAG